The genomic region GTCACTAAACCTAACGCTCAACACCGCCGATCTTCACGGTTTGGTTGACAGAACGCAACAGTTGGGCTGATGCGACGCTACTTGTTTATTAAATGGCAGCCATGCCACATGGCTTGGAGTAAAACAGCCCCGTACAGCAGTTATTTGAACAGTTTTGGGGATCTTCGTTCATTCCAATATGGCCCACCTACTTCAACGTTTTTCAACGACTTGCCAGACTTTTATTTCCACAACTTTAAACATAAATATTATTTCCACAACGCTTGAGACGGcctattggttaaaaaaaaagaaaaatattattccATCTGATCAAATTACAAATATTTACATTTGCGTCTTTGGTCTTGGATGGAACTTGCGTGCATCTTACGCAGCAGATTCCTTCAATAATAAGTGTAATACACCCTGGATACAAACAAATATCCGGGAAATAATGGGTAGGAACAATTTATATCCTAAACCCAGGAGTACAATCTGTGGTGGTGAAAACAGTTTGTGTCGCATAGATAACCTGGCATACATGGTACTTTAGCTGTTTTGCCCCACCCTCTTTCCAGTACGGTAGTGCAGGGTTGGTTTCTGGATGCTTCACCAAGGCCAACGCAGACTGAATGTTATTCCAGATACCCAAACCGATAATCCGCTTCCCGTCTAGTGAGTCATAGAAGGAATATGAATATACGCCATTCAGTCGGTTAAAATAGGCTTTGAGAATGGCAAGGCAAGAGTAAGAGAGCATGTCTTGTCTCTTGGATCCGCACTGGATTCTGCGAACGCTCACAATATCGCCCAACGACAGCTGCGCAAAGAGTTCGCCTTTGGTTGTCTGCTGGGAATTGAGGGTGAAGTGACCCGAGTCAACTATTTTCACCTCGCACTTTAGTCCCTCGATAAATGCTGCTGCCTGTATAAACCCATTAAAAAATTAACCCAGATTCAATGATCATTGAAATCTTTTGGTAATATCACTATTTTCATCATCTAACCTACCTCGGGGAGATTTAAGGGTGTTCTGTCAGCGCTTTCCGATCCCTCCTTTCCTACTGCAAAAACAGCAGCCTGTAGAAAAAGAACAATAATTAGCTGGCAATTAAAACAAAGCAGCTCTTATGACGATCATATAACTATTGATAAGTAAGAGAAAAGAGACCGACATACCCACGAACAGTCAAGGCATCTTAAAATTGCGACGTTAATGTTATGGGTGTTTTGTAAAGAAGCGGCCACAGCGGTCATGTGGACAAGTACATCGTTGACTTCGTCGCCATTGTTGGGCTTGAAGATCCCAAATGACACGCTCATTCTTTCGTTCTGGTTTTGGTCTTGAGACCTGTTGTTGTGATAAACAGATATGCAAGTGAAAGGCCGGCAATATAAGGGCGCAACCATGAACAAAATGGCGTGTGGCACGTTGGACGTGTATGGCTGACGTTTAACACAACATTTGTAGGGTCCAATTGCTTAACACGAGTGCAACGCGCTTTCTTATTTATTCTGTTAAAGGTAAGAGGTCTCTGTAGAAAGGTCGACCGGGGATTCAGGTCAAACCCAACACGCTAATCGAGAGCAGATATTAGGAAAGCAAGGGCACAAAAGTGACAATTGTAGACGTGTATGGAAGTAAAGAAGGGGGCAAGTGGGAATGCCAACAATCGGGCAGCCACGCTACTTAATCGCTCAACCCACTCACAATACAAAATAACTCACATTTGAAAAGACAACCTTCTTAGTTGGTAAATGTCGGCGCTCCATTCATTTGAATCGCATTGACTATAAGTACGTGTTTCACACGATGGAAAGTGATTTCAGGGACGCATGTCGTGCAAATTTGATTCTTCTGTGTTCAGAAAACCAACATGCAAATGATAGTATCTCACTGATCAGGGCGCAAGGCATATGGTTGGGTAAATCGACTGACGTTTGGTGTTTTCTACATTCGGTGGCGTTTGAGCATCAATCGCATCGGAGCTGCGGTGGGAGCTGGATAGTTGACTTTTCTAAAGCGAGCGATCCTCTTGGTTTCCTTAATTCGCTACAGGTGGAAATAATGTGTGCCCCACCCTATCTTAATctctatttcttttgtttcttttatcCAATGTACAAGAAAACGTTGCAAACATTTTGGGAAAGCAAACCTAACCTTTAGACAAAGAAAAGAAACAGAGTTCTTTATCCAAAATGAATCTCGAGAGTCAAAAAGGGTGGGTTCTAATGAAATAAGACAATGAAAATAGCGGAGGTCTATAGTATATTCGGATCAAACAAACACAGATACTTTTGAAATAGGCACCAACAACATAATTGATCAAACTGAAATAAACTGGTCAACGGATATCATTACAGACAATGTTGAAGCGATCCAGAGTCCTATGGAGGGAATATCTCAGTCGTTTTTCTAATTGATTTCAAGCAAACTTCTCAAGCACCTCCTAATGCGAATCAGTCTGggcaaaattgaaatttgaaacgaCAGGCAGCTTTCTTTAAACTAAAAATGAGTCATTGCATAGAATGGAAGAACGGTGTAAGGACTGTGTCATGGACTTGTGTTTTCTAGACAGACAATGCCATATAAAATATATGATGTAATAGAGAATGCAAAGATTAGAGGCTACAATGAGTTGATCTATATGTGCTTGTCCATAGTGCAATTGGAGAGGGTACTTTGTCTAATTCCGTGACTTTTGTGCAAGTTCATTAGTTCAAGGACGACTCTATTTGTAGACGAGCTCTTGTCAACGTTTATGTTGCCATAGTCAAATAAGTGTGTTCTAGAAGGCTCACATGGACAATTTCAAGGAGATCTTCACATTTTATAATGAAGTAGATGTAGAATAAATGAATGACATGTTCGAAGATACGCATAATGGTTATAGGTTTTAGATCAGAGTAATATATTGGATCAGATTAATATATTATGTTATAGGGTGAGGCTTTTATAGGTATCCATAGGGGGTTAAAGGGCTTCACCTTGTTTATTGATGTTGTTTGAGTAGACACAAAGTCATTGCATTGTCAATTTTCTTTATTGGTTTTTTTCATAGCAACTAGCTAGATGAGAACCTCTCTAGCTTTTGCAATTGGATGGGCATCACTTGTGAACACTGATTTTACTAATTATTTCCTTTTATTAAATGATTTTAATCTAACTTTATTCTTCTAAATCAACATTATTCTTCTATTTCAAAATTTATAATTAATCTATCTATAATCATTTTTCctctaaaaattaattaaataatcttattatttagtTAATCTCGATTATTTACTTTTACTAaatgatctttattgtttaattaaatcaatttctacTATGTTCCCATACTTAAATAATTATcacaaattatttaattagctgaTAATGTCTTCTCAAATTGAAtaaatttctaaatttatttaGTTTCATTTATCTCGCATTTCAAGTAAATTTGATTTCCCTCCAAATTCaaattaatttcattttcttcttattccaatttcatttcacattttcaaaaaccaaatttcttccaaattcaatttcaTCTCAACTTCCTACATCAAATGTTGAAAATGAGTAATTGCCacatcacctttttctaactaacTAGATAGCCCAGTCTTTTTGAAATCACCTTTTTGATGAATCAATCAATTCTCTCAATTATCCAATCAAATAGTCAATCAAGTTGAGTAATCATCCCCAACCAACTGGTCTCGTGAATTCTCAACCTTTGATCAACTCTGCTACCAAATCAATTTCAACCATCAATTCAAATTTAGAAAATCTATAAAATCAACATCAATTCTCAATATCAACTACCACATTTTTCAAGTTCTTATGCTTACATTATGCACATATTGTACAACTCTGAGAGCAACTACCATCATATGGAAAAATGAGGATAAGAGCAATAGAAGTCTCTAGCTATAAATTGACATGGAGTTTGTCATTGTTTTGACTATTTGATTCTTTATTTGTCAAATTCATTTGCATACTCTTATTGTGCTATGATCAATTAGTGATATATTAAGTTAGTGGTTGCTTAATAATCTATTACATTATGATTTACCATAATTTTTAGACATAAACATTCTTGTGAACTCAACATGAACTAACAATAATTTCATCTTTTGTGATTTTTGGACTATGTGTATGTTACAAGATGGTAATTATGCATTCATTAAATTGATGTTTCATTTATAAAGTGTGCACTCTATATGTCTTTCACAATACCACATACGTGCTACACAACAATGTATAGTAGGGCAAAACATTGCATCCATAGAGTAGAGAGACACATTCAAGAAGTAGATTACTGCATAAGTTTGATCATTTACTGCATATGCCTTGATTCATACTACATGCAATACAATATTTCACACATTTGACTGGTAAAGTTTTATAGGTAAATTCCTAAATCTTGTCATTTTCTATGTGCCTTTTTGTTGTttattgtttttactttttttcatTTAATATTCCTATAAAAATGTTTTGTGTTACTAATCCTCATTTTTAGCACATTGGCAAATGTGGGTGAAGAATGGataattgaaagtactaatgtatTTCTTGTAGGATCTTCaagtttattttctttatttttctgtATGTTTGTGCTTGGTAGTGTAAAGAACGCTTTCTTTACTTAATGGAATTAACACTTGCTTGATTATTTGGTGTTGTTGCACACTCCCTTTTATCTTCCTCAAATCTTATGAGAGTATCATCTCCCCTTTCCTTCATGGAACCTACGTGTAAGAGAAATCATAAGATTCTCCTATAAGAGGGATTCCTTTGGGATTTCATCAACACTTGGTTTGACCTCAAGAGGTATTTCATTTGGTCCACTATACAAAAATGGtaagagtgaaagttgtagcctagATCCTATAATCATTGGCTACGGTGTCAATCAGGATGTGAACATATGGGTCATGTCATATTAACTAGATACTTGAGTGTCTCACCATTGTAGCATATACATGGGTGTTTCTAAATAATGACTAACAACCTTTGTTATTAGAGTCCAAACCTATGCTTTATAGTTTAGGGAATGCAAATCATAGAcaatagatacccctcatgtacctcccatagtaaaatatatattttttagttcaTAAGGTCTCTAAATCTTTGGGTAAGAGGAAAGGTGTGCCAGTGTTAGCTAAGCATATTCTAGCAGTCCCATGCCACTGGACCTCTATTTGTATGCTATGGATAGGTATTTTATTGCAGTAGGGACTTTATCAAGTAGTATCCTAAATATAACCTTGAGTAGGACAAGTTCTTTCTTATGAGTGTTTGATAAAATTGATGTGTATATACTAGTAGAGTTAATCCAATCTTCCGAATAATTTAGGCCCCTAACATGAAACACTTTATTTCAGAGTTGTAGAGTCCAAGTTAATAGCCCactattttattagttttttgatTGTTTGTGAAATTGACCAAAACTGAGTCAAAAACTTAGCAAAAAAAAGAGTCATGCATTTGACAAATCTTTCATGCATTCAAAAATCAATAGCACATACACTTCAATCACTATCGCATTTGCTCAAATATAGACCACATTTGATGGTGATCTATCCCACATTTTCTAGTTCTAATTATGCATTTGTCTAACACATCCTAGACATTTTTTGAGTCATACTAGATCTAAAAAATTGGGATCCAAAACGCTTTTTTTACTTTGATCATCAAGGCCTGTCTAGTCAATAGTTTAATCATTAGCTTTTGTAGACATCATCTACATTCTTTAGAGTCCTTTTCATACTCTACAAATCATTTAGTGTCTCTTAAAATAGTTTTTGAGATCAATTTTGAGGATTTAGGAATCCATTCTTGATTGTTGTGCCATAGAGTTAATTAGACTATCTTGACCTCAAAAATCTATCATGCCTCTCTcattaaaaaattcaaacaaaCTTTGAGGTTTTAGAACTTCCCATTTAACTCAACTATCCTTCATATATTTTGTTGTCCAAACCTCTCAAGATTCAAACATCTCAGAACCTAAGATTAGAGTCATTTAGTATtaataaaccttattccaaaatcctaaaaaaaaaaactcGCATAATCATTCCTTTAGTGGTGTTTTCATTTTAAGAGTCCCAAAAACCTAAAATATAGGTTTGCATATTCATTGTCTTAGTTTTATAGTCATCCTTGaggacacataaaaatttccatttaaATGTCCTCTTAATTAAACTCAATTTTTCCTACATGATCAAGTGGATCCATTATTTAATAATCCTATTTTCTATTATATTCAtccataataatattatattttatccaCTATTCAATTAAATCCATTAAATCAATATATATTCTATTATTCatccatttaataatatatattccattttattcattttaaataaTACCATTTTCCAAATCTCTTTCATATCTACTTCATCTCCTATTTATTTTATCCCACTCCTATTAAGCTCACTCACCTAATACATGTGAGACAAACATCTCACAataatcttttatcccacattcatcttgaAACCTGGATTCCACCCTGAGAACATTATAAATACCCTGCTCCTCCTCATTTCTAAGCCTAGAAAATCTCTCTATCATTTGCATGCTTGCATATGCAAATCATTTTTATTGCATTCTAGTTCACCATCTCTTTGATTTTCATAGCTTCCATATCATTTACATTAATCTTTTAAATCTTCATTCTTAATATCATCTTGTATAGTTCTTCTGAGAGCATCCATTTCAAATACAAGACCTTGATGGATAGGAGTGCAATGAAGGAAAATTCATGTTAAATGCATGTGGGTgcatattgtttattttattttgcatgtaTTGTTTTCCTGTAGGTACTTCATTGTCTTATGTTTAATCATTTGGATCTTATCCCATAAGATCTCACATTtaattttctccatcttcaatcctAAATCTCTCCAAATATATCAAAAACATAGTATCAACCTCTCCACAGTCCTAGAAGTCATACATGGCCAACACATAATCACAAAGTAGGAAAACCCAAATGGATCTTTCTACTAACCCAAACTTCAATCCTACCAACCCCATGCATATTGGCTCAAATGCACACAAGTTATGCTTCCAAAAATTGGCTACATAATTGGACCTCGCAATTGTCCCCAATCCAAATGAACCCTTTTTGGTGCCAAACATTGAGGTAGGTTAACCCTAGAAGATCTAGACCAATCCCAATAAGGTCCTTGAGTTTTGGTTGTCATAATTCGACTCTTAAGCCATGATCCGAATAGATAATTTATATTAGGAGCACAAAATGGATCCAAACCACATCTCCATAATAGTTTAACCTATCACCCAAGTGTCACTATGTATGGGATCTTCAAAAGCGTCATCATTGCAATATTCGTCCATTATTCTTCCACTAGGCACCACCACTCAAAATCCTAACATGTCAATTTCATCATTCAATGCCTAACTCAAAAATATTCTATACAACATTTCACCTATCAATCTAAATAACACTAACACCACCTAAACCACCATGTGTTCCAACATTAATGACCAGACTTAGTGCCGATACATACCATCCTCAAGCTCTCAAGAATATAGAAATGTCACATCACAACGAGTGATAAGACCATCACAAATCTCTACATCGCTTCTATTAGGACCCACTCCAAATACCCAAAACACTATTCCTCCTAATGTTGTGTCCAATTAAAACTGTTAATAAAAAATCCTAGATTATAATAGATCGCATTTATAACACAAACCCATCCTCAATACACCTACTTTACTTCACTAAATTTTACGGTCAATTACCATCTTTCAAATGCTTCTACCTTCCATCATTCACTAGTATATGCAAACACTAATCCTTTCATGGTCCCATATCAGAGTCTTATTGTTTATCTCCCATTAATGCAAACCAATAGTTGGAAAATAGGTGCAAAACTTGCAATAGAAAATGGACACTATCCAAGACAGGGGTACCAAAAAGACTTCATCCTATTActttgagtaatacttttcctaATTGAAACCTTGTAAAAAAGGTTTGTTGAGGGCATACTAGGACCCTCATAACATAGATTTGTACTACTTTTAACATTGTATTAGTCATTATATAGTTACTTTGATCACATTACATAATGTGAATTTATCCCATATTCTTTTTATGTTGTAAGTCACTATTTATGAGGGCTATAAATTAATGTTCTAGTaaagtaaatataatttaaaaataaaattatttttaatagtgtaaagtggaaaatcgaaccctaagtgttccccgcccccaaggagagagaagggaggtcactagggttgacggttttcacttaggagagactttacattcaaaagaggggttgaaacccacaagatccaatcccacacaatgcaagactggattctaaatgagtttcaagggttaagacatcaaggataccctcttttgtaaagaatgtagatagaatgattgaactaggaatgcatgtaaagtaagaaagattcgcttataaacagagatagggatatgggatgaagctacggacctaaaattagtagtaaaatgtcgagatgatgctgtcctgcaaatttgagcgaaagttgacgggacgagggcacccagagtgcacacggtcctccgaaaaatccgcgaaacgaaggtggatctgttcgtctctgcacaaggattccagatcttcaattacagccgcgtacctgcaacctacacacgggaaagagaggacgattggggggttagggattaggggtttgcctttaggtcaaaccccggttttggaattaaccaagaaatgagaatgttgtaaatgtaaatgtttgtaatgtaaacaagt from Cryptomeria japonica chromosome 3, Sugi_1.0, whole genome shotgun sequence harbors:
- the LOC131074392 gene encoding uncharacterized protein LOC131074392 produces the protein MSVSFGIFKPNNGDEVNDVLVHMTAVAASLQNTHNINVAILRCLDCSWAAVFAVGKEGSESADRTPLNLPEAAAFIEGLKCEVKIVDSGHFTLNSQQTTKGELFAQLSLGDIVSVRRIQCGSKRQDMLSYSCLAILKAYFNRLNGVYSYSFYDSLDGKRIIGLGIWNNIQSALALVKHPETNPALPYWKEGGAKQLKYHVCQVIYATQTVFTTTDCTPGFRI